A window of Rhipicephalus microplus isolate Deutch F79 chromosome 8, USDA_Rmic, whole genome shotgun sequence genomic DNA:
GGTTAACGTTGGCACTTCGCCGTCAGCTATGAAAAACGTAAAACTAAAATTGACTAAGTCGTTACTGCTAATGACGCTGCAAATAAAATCGCAAAGAAAAATGAATTCTCACCTGCGTGTTAGTACGTTAATAGAACGGGTAAATGAGCTAGTACACTAGAGTGACACGACACTGACCCAAGCCCGACGAAGACACGAGGCAGACGCACACCATCGGCCGACGAGTCACCCGTCGACGAAGTTGCCATAACCCCCGGTTACACTAGACCGATGATGACGAAGACGCCTTTAAAGACAGCATGTCGTCAtagtgggccaggcagcggcactcagggcgaaatgctcaccaaaccattcgtctttgtggtgcaggttgtggcgaccatcttcggaacggaagctgctgaatataaatccgttttgacagacccatcacatggctggaaggagcttcacggcatcgagattccgctgcgtggtcaccgttgtcttatcgaagaagccgccctttccttagtcccgactccgacgcatgcgccaacatcggtgacgtcagcaacctcggaccttccaacggctataagaagccacgtacctccgtcgaacttcagtgggccaggcagcggcactcagggcgaaatgctcaccaaaccattcgtctttgtggtgcaggttgtggcgaccatcttcggaacggaagctgctgaatataaatccgttttgacagacccatcacatggctggaaggagcttcacggcatcgagattccgctgcgtggtcaccgttgtcttatcgaagaagccgccctttccttagtcccgactccgacgcatgcgccaacatcggtgacgtcagcaacctcggaccttccaacggctataagaagccacgtacctccgtcgaacttcagtgggccaggcagcggcactcagggcgaaatgctcaccaaaccattcgtctttgtggtgcaggttgtggcgaccatcttcggaacggaagctgctgaatataaatccgttttgacagacccatcacatggctggaaggagcttcacggcatcgagattccgctgcgtggtcaccgttgtcttatcgaagaagccgccctttccttagtcccgactccgacgcatgcgccaacatcggtgacgtcagcaacctcggaccttccaacggctataagaagccacgtacctccgtcgaacttcagtgggccaggcagcggcactcagggcgaaatgctcaccaaaccattcgtctttgtggtgcaggttaGTTCCTACTTGCCTACGCCATGTTACCGCAGTGAAAACCGCTTTTTAGTGTTGCTGCCACGCCCACTTGGTAGCTTTTTTTCATGCATTTGTGCTTTTGGCGTGGATTTGTTAGTTTGCGGGGATATTGAAGCAAACCCAGGCCCTTCAGATAAAGAAATACTGCAGCAGCTTCTTTCAGGACAAAAACACATCACTGATATGATGAACAGTGTCttatcaaaacaagaaaaaatcgaaaaagaagtTGCTAGCTTGACTGAAAGGATGAGTTCCGTCGAAATACAGACAAAACCTTTGATTGAACTGAAAACAGATGTAAACGACTTAAAGCAAAGAGCAACACAGCTTGAGAAAGACTTTGAATTCGCGGTCAAAAAAATTGACGAGTTAGAGAACAGAAGTCGACGAAATAACTTGACTGTTTTTGGCCTGGGGGAAGAAGCTAATGAAACGACTGCTGACCTtactgaaacaataaaaaaggactTGTTTGAGGGAAAGCTGGGAGTGAATGTCAGGGGCATAGAAAGATGTCACAGATTGGGAAAAAAGAATGGCAAAAAACGCCCAGTAATTATAAAAATACTCGATTACCGAGACAAGGTAGCTATTCTGCAGAGGTGTTCCAAGCTGAAGGGCACCGAGCTGTCGATTAGTGAAGACTTTTCCGCTCGTGTACGTGATATCAGAAAAAAGTTGTGGCAAAGTTCGTCGCGCGAGCGTGCAAGTGGATCTAAAGTGAAGTTAGTTTTTGACAAAATAAGCATTGATGGAAagtttttttgctgggatgataataagAATACAAGATATAAGTTATCTAACCAAATTAAGGTTCGGGGAAACTAGATGAACGATGCTTAGTGGTGTTAAATGTAAATTGCCGCAGTATTGTTAATAAGGCTGAGAAGTTGGAAGGCATGCTTTTAGCACATGACCCAGATATTGTATTACTAACTGAGACATGGCTACGAGATGATGTTTTTGATAGTGAGTTTGTGCCGAAAAATTACAGAGTGTTCCGTAAGGATCGAaatgggaggggagggggcgttgCTATTCTTTTTAGGAATAATACACGTGTCGTAAAAATGCCAGACGTTCAAGACATAGAAAGCATCTTCTGTAAAGTGTATATTGGCAATATTAAATATCTTCTTGGTGTCGTTTACAGGCCACCAAATGCTTCCCTTGATGTTATCGCAAAGCTTAAGGATTACCTTCATTGTCACGTAAAAACCGAAGATAAATTAATCATAGCGGGAGATTTTAATATGCCAAATATGAATTGGGAAACGTTTATATCAGACCCATGTCAAGCTGCGGATACTCAAATATCCGATATCATGTTTCAATATGATTTGACGCAAATAGTCACCGACCCTACCAGAATAGATCAGGGGACGAAATCTATCCTAGATATATATCTTGTAAGTGGCAATATAAAAGAAAGCATGTTGTGCAGCGTCACAAATGGCATATCGGATCACAAGGCTGTGGTACTAAAGCTAAAGGGAGTTGAACTTAGTCAGCAGAGGATGGTGAAGAAATTTCCCAATTTTTCAAAAGCAGATGATGAATCTATAATTGATGTTCTGGCCTTTGAATATGATCATTTCAATGTAAGTAATCGTAGCGTTGAAGATCTGTGGCTTTGCTTTAAGAGAATGATTGAAGATTGTGTGCAGCGTTTTATCCCTTTAATTACAAAGAAAGTAGAGAATCACAATCCCTGGATAACAAGAGAGACGTTACAGCTGAAGCGAAAGTTGAAACGGTTAAAAAAAAGGTCGAACAAGGCTAACAGTCCTAATTTAAAAACAACTATTTGCAATATAcgtgaagaaattaaagaaaaatcttttcgtgacaaagaaaagtattttaacgaaaaattgccgtcatttattaaaacgtgtccaagaaaattttggaaagaGGTCACTCCGGGCACGTGCTCTACCGATGTATTTCTTTTAGATGGAAAATTAGAGAGTGATGAAAAAGCTGTCTGTACGGCCTTTAATAACTATTTCAACAGCGTCTATACAAAAGATAATAATAATCTCCCACCTTTCGATGCGAACCTACCACCAATATCAGATGTCACTATTTCTGAAGAGGGTATCTTTAATTTATTGCTAAATCTGGATGTTAAGAAATCTGTTGGACCAGATGAGATACCGAATGCCTTCTTAAAACGGTACGCAGAGTGGTGCGCGAAATATTTGTGTGTGTTATATACTAGGTCTTTGAACGAAGGTGTACTCCCTGAGGACTGGAAGATTGCCCGAATTAAGCCTCTACACAAAGCAGGTGATAAAACTCAAATAAAAAATTATCGACCAGTTTCGTTAACCTCTACAGCTTGTAAAATTCTCGAGCACATAATTCACAAACAGATTGTtacatttcttgatgaacacaaagtactaacaaaagcgcagcatggatttagacgtggatgttctaccactacacagctggttgaaaccatccatgattttgctaccgcactaaatgaaggtgaacagctagatgccatttttatggacttccaaaaggcctttgataaagtttcacataaaaaattacttcataaatTACAATATATCTTGAAAAATCCGAAACTTATAGCATGGATACGAGCGTATCTTGAAAACAGGCAACAATTTGTTTCATTTAATGACAGTTGTTCCAGCAAACTACCTGTGGATTCCGgcgtacctcagggctcggtcctcggacctcttttttttctattatatataaatgatataatgaatgacctttctgtaagtgtaaagctttatgctgatgattgtgtattataCACGAAGGTATCAACTGCTGGAGATCAGATAAGGCTCAATAATCAATTCAACAAGGTCGTCTCTTGGTGCCAGGaatggcaaatgtcaattaattacaacaaaactgtttatatgaaaataacactaaagaaaaatcctttatgttatcagtacggcacaaatagcgtcaatcttacagaagttgtagaatacaagtaccttggagtatggataactaatgatctaaactggaacaaacacgtcgatataactacaggtaaatgtctacggaaacttttttttctaaagcgatccttaaaatattctaccccgtctgtacgcatgttggcatataaaacactcattcgtccaatgttggaatatgctgtaataatatgggatccattcactaaacgtaacattaatcaattagaaaaagtgcagaacaagggcttacg
This region includes:
- the LOC142768911 gene encoding uncharacterized protein LOC142768911 → MLTKPFVFVVQVVATIFGTEAAEYKSVLTDPSHGWKELHGIEIPLRGHRCLIEEAALSLVPTPTHAPTSVTSATSDLPTAIRSHVPPSNFSGPGSGTQGEMLTKPFVFVVQVVATIFGTEAAEYKSVLTDPSHGWKELHGIEIPLRGHRCLIEEAALSLVPTPTHAPTSVTSATSDLPTAIRSHVPPSNFSGPGSGTQGEMLTKPFVFVVQVVATIFGTEAAEYKSVLTDPSHGWKELHGIEIPLRGHRCLIEEAALSLVPTPTHAPTSVTSATSDLPTAIRSHVPPSNFSGPGSGTQGEMLTKPFVFVVQLF